AGGGTGACTTTTTAATTAAGATTGACCACCACCCAGATGTTGATCCATATGCTGATATGAGTTACGTAGATCCAGATGCTCCAGCAGCATGCCAAATCATTGTAGACTTCTTGAATGAAGAGGGCTTTAAGATTACCAAGGAAGTTGCTTCCCCACTTTATGCTGGAATTGTAGGCGATACCGGTCGTTTCATGTATCCAGAAACTTCAGAGCATACTTTTAAGGTGGCTGCTCAATTAGCTTCTACTGGAATTAACATTACTGAAATCGCTCGTAATATTGCTGATGTAACTTTTGATGAGGCAAAATTGCAAGCCTTGGCAATGGACAAGATGGAAATTGATCCCGTTGGTGCAGCTTATACAATTTTGATGCAGTCAGACTTGAAGAAGTTAGGTTTGACTGATGATCAAGCAAATGTTGCTGTATCTACTCCAGGACGTATTAAAGATGTGCTTGCTTGGAATGTTTTTGTTGAAAAACCAGATGGTACTTTCCGCGTACATTACCGTTCAAAGGGCCCTGTAATCAATGAATTAGCTGCTAAGCATGATGGTGGTGGTCATGCATTAGCTAGTGGTGCTAACGCTAAGGATATGGACGAAGTAAAGCAGGTATTTGCGGAAGTCGTTGAAGTAACTAAGAAGTTTAAAGAAGATCATGAATAATATTTTTATAGATTCAAGAATTAAACCAGCTATTCAGGCTGGTTTAAAGAAGATCCATTTTGAAAAGCCAACTAAGGTGCAGGAGAAAGTTATTCCTGCTATGTTGTCTGACTTGAGTGTAGTAGTGCAAGCAGCAACTGGCTCAGGAAAAACGCATGCTTATTTAGTACCAATTTTTAATGAAATTGAAGAAGATAAACGCTATGTTCAAGCAATCGTTACTTTGCCTAGTCGTGAATTAGCCGATCAGCTTTATCAAGTAGCACGGCAGCTCCGTGATGCGGCAGGGATGCATTTTTCAATTGCACATCTTGCGGGCGGAACTGATCGTGAACGTCAATTAGAAAAGTATCAAAATAATACTCCACAATTGGTGATTGCAACTCCAGGACGTTTGTTAGACTTTGTTCAAAAGAAGGTTTTTGCAGTTGATCAAGTAAAAACTTTTGTTATCGACGAAGCTGACATGACCTTGGACATGGGCTTTTTGAACGACATTGATCAAGTTGCTGCTAAATTGCCGAAGGATGTCCAAATTGCTGCCTTTTCAGCAACTATTCCAGTTAAATTGTCTAACTTTTTACGCAAATATATGGCTCATCCTGATGAGATCGTTATTGATAATCCTAGTGTTATTGCGCCAACGATTAAAAACGATTTGCTTGATATTGGCTCAAAGGATCGCAAGAATGTCTTGTACAAATTGTTAACTATGGGACAACCATATTTGGCGTTGGTTTTTGCTAACACTAAGCAAAAGGTTGATGAGTTGACTAATTATTTGCAAGATCAGGGTTTGAAGGTAGCTAAAATTCACGGTGGGGTAACTGAACGTGAAAGAAAGCGTACTCTGCGTCAGGTTGAGCAAGGACAGTATCAATATGTGGTAGCTAGTGACCTAGCTGCTCGTGGCTTAGATATTGATGGTGTTAGTCTGGTTGTCAATTATGAAATACCACGTGATATTGAGTTCGTGATTCACCGGATTGGCCGGACGGGGCGTAATGGCTTATCTGGTCATGCGATAACTTTAATTCGTGAAGAAGAAATGAACCGAATTGAAGAATTGGAAAAGATGGGTGTTCATTTTGACTTCGTTGAAATTAAAAATGGTGAATTAATGCCACGTAAACACTATCGCAGTCGTGAAAATCGTCAAAGCAAGAATCGTAAGCTTGATACCAAGCTGGTGGGTTACGTTAAAAAAGAGAAGAGAAAGCGTAAGCCAGGTTACAAGAAGAAGATTAAGCGTGCGATTCAAGAGGATAATCGTCAAAAACGTAAGTTGGAACAGCGTCATGAGGTTCGTAAGGCAAAACGTTTGAGAAAGCGCAAGCGTGAACAAGGGCTTTGACAGAAGCGGATTTTGTAGTACAATTATTTCAGCTTAAGATATGTTTTTTGATCAATTATTTCAAAGAGAGAGCCAGTTAGATGAGAATGGCTTAATAATAGTCAAAAAATGCTCCTTTAAGTTTCATAATTAAGAATATCAAGAGGTAACAAACACTGTTGCAATCAAGGTGGTACCGCGCGTGGAGCGTCCTTGAAGAAAGCAATAGTGTTTTTTATTTATTTTTAGGGAGATTTATTTTAATGAAGAAACTAAATAGTTCAGAGTTTCGCCAAATGTTTTTAGACTTCTTCAAGGATCATGGTCACATGATTATGCCAAGTGCATCATTAATCCCACAAGATGACCCAACTCTTCTTTGGATTAACTCAGGTGTTGCTACCATGAAGAAGTACTTTGATGGCTCAGTTGTACCAAAGAATCACAGAATTACTTCATCTCAAAAGTCAATCAGAACCAACGATATTGAAAATGTTGGTAAGACTGCACGTCACCAAACTTTCTTTGAAATGCTTGGTAACTTCTCAGTTGGTGACTACTTTAGAGATGAAGCTATTCCTTGGGCATGGGAATTCTTAACTAGTCCTGATTGGCTTGGCTTGCCAAAGGAAAAGCTTTACTGTACTGTTTATCCAAAAGATGAAGACTCATTTAATGTTTGGGTAAAGGCAGGGATGCCAGCTGATCATATTGTTAAGTTGGAAGATAACTTCTGGGATATTGGTGAAGGTCCATGTGGTCCTGATACCGAAATTTTCTACGATCGTGGTCAAGAAAACAACGACGTTGCTGAAGATGATCCAGAAAACTTCCCTGGTGGTGAAAATGCACGTTACCTTGAAATTTGGAACATCGTATTTTCACAATACAACCACTTGCCAAATGGCAAATATGTCGATCAACCACATAAGAACATCGATACTGGTATGGGACTAGAACGTGTTCTTTCAATTTTGCAAGATGCTCCAACAAACTTCGAAACCGACTTGTTCTTGCCAATTATTCACGCCACTGAAGAAATGACTGATGACAAGAAGTACGGCGTTAACAAGGAAGACACTACTGCTTTCAAGATTATCGCTGACCACGTTCGTGCCGTAAGTTTTGCGATTGCTGATGGTGCGCTTCCTTCAAACTCGGGCCGTGGTTATGTTCTTCGTCGTTTGATCCGTCGCGCAGACTTGAATGGTCAACGCTTAGGAATTAAGGGTGCCTTCCTTTACAAGTTGGTTCCAGTTGTTGGAAAAATCATGGAAAGTCACTACCCAGAAGTTATGGATCAACGCGGCTTTATCGAAAACGTTATCCAAAACGAAGAAGAAAGATTTCAATCAACTCTTGATACTGGTTTGACTTTGCTTGACGACTTAATCGACAAGGCAAAGAATTCTAAGGATAAGACCATTTCAGGTAAAGATGCCTTCAAGATGTTTGATACTTACGGCTTCCCATATGAATTGACTTTTGAATCAGCACAAGATGCTGGCCTTAAGGTTGACAAGAAGGGCTTTGACGCAGAAATGGCTGCTCAAAAAGAGCGTGCACGTAAAGCTCGTGGTGACCTTCAATCAATGGGACGTCAAGATGTAACTTTAATGAACATTAAGGATAAGTCAGTCTTTGAACGTGATACTTACGAAGAACCACATGCAAAGCTAGTTGACATTGTTGTTGATGATAAGTTGGTTGATAAGGCCGATGGCGAACATGCTACTTTGGTCTTTGACAAGACTCCATTTTACGCAGAACGTGGTGGTCAAGTTGCTGATCATGGTAAGATTTATAACCAAAATGGCGAATTAGTAGCTGAAGTTACTGACGTCCAACACGCACCTAACGACCAAAACTTACACTTTGTTGACCTTATTTTGCCAGTTGAAAAGGGTCAAGAATACGTATTGAAGTTAGATAAGGAACGTCGTGAAGGGTTACGTCACTCTCACTCAGCAACTCACCTTCTTCACGCTGCTCTTCGTCAAGTCTTAGGTGAACACACTCACCAAGCTGGTTCATTAGTTGATCCTGACTACTTAAGATTTGACTTTACTGCAATGGAACCAATGACCAAGCGTGAGCTTAAGACCGTTGAAGAATTGGTTAACCAAAAGATTTGGGAAGCTATTCAAGTTAAGACTACTATCACTACCCCTGAAGAGGGTGAAAAGATGGGTGCTTTAGCCCTCTTTGATAGCAAGTACGGTGATAAGGTTCGTGTTGTTCAAATGGGTGACTTCTCAAGTGAATTCTGTGGTGGTACTCACGTGGACAATACTAACCAAATTGGAATCTTCAAGATTACTTCAGAATCAGCTGTCGGTGCTGGTATGCGTAGAATTGAAGCTGTAACTTCTAAGAAGGCTTATGAATACTTGGCAAACCGTTCAGACTTACTTGATGATATTCAAGAAGAAGTTAAGGCAACCAAGCCAGATAACATTGTCGATAAGATTGATTCACTTGAAAGTGATTTGCACGATGCTCAAAAGCAAGTTGAAACTTTGAACAAGAAGATCAATGCTGCTAAGGCTGGTCAAATCTTTAATGACGTTAAACAAGCTGGTGACTTGACTGTCATTGCTGCTACTGCAGATGTTAACGGGATGAGTGACTTGCGTGAACTTGCTGATAACTGGAAGAGCGGCAACAAGTCTGATGTTTTAGTTTTAGCTGCTGAAAATGCTGGCAAGGCTAATATGATTATTGCTTTAGGCCAAAAGGCATTAGACAAGGGCCTTAAAGCAGGTAACTTAATCAAGATCGCTGCCCCAATCTTTGGAGGTGGCGGTGGCGGCCGTCCAAACATGGCTCAAGCCGGTGGTAAGAATCCAGCAGGCTTGAATGATGCTATTAAGGCAGTTATTGACGAAATTTCTAAGAACTAAGAATTAATTAATTGTGTTTAAGCTTTTTTTCAAGTAAAATTGTTGACAGGAGGAATAAATATGAGTTCGCTAGATAAGACTATGCATTTTGACTTTAATCAGAACAAAGGAAAAAATGTTTATGATACTCTGCAAGATGTTTACAATGCGCTTGAAGAAAAGGGCTATAATCCTATTAACCAGATTGTAGGTTACTTACTTTCTGGCGATCCTGCTTATATTCCACGGCATAACGATGCCCGTAATTTGATTCTTAAGCACGAACGTGACGAGATTATTGAAGAACTTGTTAAGAGTTATCTTGGTAAGAATAAATAATGCGTTTATTAGGTTTAGATGTAGGTTCTAAAACTGTGGGAGTAGCAATTAGCGATGAGCTAGGAATTACTGCCCAGAAGTTGGAGACTATCCAGATTGATGAAAGCAGATATAACTTTGGTATGCGTCCATTGAAGAAGCTAGTCAGACAATATGAAGTTGACGGTTTCGTATTAGGTTTACCTAAGAATATGGATGGTACTTCTGGTAGTTCCGTAGCTAGAAGTAAGGCATACGGCAAACGACTAGAGGAAAAGTTTGGTTTACCTGTACATTATTCTGATGAGAGATTGACAACAATTGAATCACGACGAGTACTTGTTGAGGATGCAGGGATCCATGATCGCAAGAAGCGTAAACAAGTAATTGATCAGATGGCAGCGGTGCTCATCTTGCAAAATTATTTAGATTTACACCGAAAGGATTAAAATGGCAGCACAAGTTAATGGTGACGATCAAGATCGTCAAATTACTTTGATTGATGATCAAGGTAATGAAGAATTGTATGAGATATTATTTACTTTTCATTCAGATGACTATGACAAATCTTACGTGCTTCTTTATCCAGCCGCTGTTGGCGATGATGAAGATATTGAGGTGCAAGCTTTCAGTTATGATGCCGATGATGCCGGCGATGTAACAAGTAGCGATTTGCATGAGATTGAATCTGATGATGAGTGGGACATGGTCCAGGGAGTTTTAAATACTTTCTTAGATGATGACCGCTTGAGTGGTAAATAATAAAAAGAGGACTGGCTGTGGCTGGTCCTTTTTGTTAGTTTTAGAAAAAAGATAAAAATGAACAAGAAAATATTAGAGATTTTAGAATTTGGCGAAATTACTAAGCGCTTGAGTAAATTAGCGATTACTGGTCCCGCTAAAAAAGAAGCGGAGGAATTATTACCTAGTGGTGATTTTGAACAAGTACAAAATGAGTTAAAGCAGACTTTAGCTTTGACTAATTTGCTACGAATTAAGGGACAACTTCCTTTAACGGACTTTCAGGACGTACGTCCAAGTACTAAACGTTTAAGCGTGAAAGCTAATTTAAATGCTAAGGAATTAGGTAATTTATTATTAGTATTAAGTTTAGCTCATGAAATTAATGACTTTTTGGCAGAAATAGATCCAAACAAACTGGATTTAACTGCAATTGATGAAATTTTAGATCAATTAGATGTGCCGGATCTTTTATTTAGAGAATTAAAGAAATCAGTTGATTATGATGGTGAGGTATTAGATACAGCCTCACATGAACTAGCTCGTTTGCGTCATGATATACGTTCTAATGAAGAGGAAATTAAGAATAAGATGGATGCTTATACTAAGGGCAATAGTAGTAAGTATTTATCTGAGCAAATTGTGACTATTCGTGATGACCGCTATGTTATTCCAGTTAAGCAAGAATATCGGGCAAAATTTGGTGGGGTAGTTCATGATCAAAGTGCCAGTGGTCAAACACTGTTTATAGAGCCGGAAGCCGTTTTAAACCTTAATAACCGCCAACAGAATTTAATTGCTCAAGAAAAACAAGAAATTCGTAATATTTTGAAGCACTTATCTAATTTGGCTCGTGAAGAAATTACTAGTTTGAATAATATTGCGGCTGCATTAACTGAACTAGATTTCTTGCAGGCTAAAGCCAAGTTAGCAAAAGAAATGAAGGCAAGTGAGCCTCGTCTGACACAAGACCATTCTTTGAACTTATTAAAAGCGCGTCACCCATTGATTGACCCAGAAAAGGTAGTACCTAATGACATTCGTTTAGGTGGTGAATTTGATACTATGCTGATCACGGGGCCTAACACCGGTGGTAAGACAATTACCTTAAAAACAGCAGGATTGCTTCAATTGATGGCACAGTCTGGATTATTTATCCCGGCTGAAGAAGGTAGCAAGGTTGGCGTCTTTAAGCAAGTTTATGCTGATATTGGCGATGAACAGTCAATTGAACAATCGTTAAGTACTTTTTCATCACATATCAATGATATTATTGCGATCATGAAGAATGTTGATTCTGAGACCTTAGTTTTAATTGATGAAATTGGTGCAGGGACTGATCCAGAAGAGGGTGCTAGTTTGGCAATTAGTATCTTAGACTTTTTGCGTAAAAAAGATGCTAAGATCATGGTGACAACGCACTATCCTGAATTGAAGCTTTATGGTTATAATCGGCCACGGACGACTAATGCCTCAATGGAATTTGACTTAAAGACCTTGTCGCCAACTTATCATTTGCAGATTGGTATTCCTGGTCATAGTAATGCCTTTGCCATTGCCCGCAAGCTAGGGATGCGTGAAGATGTTGTCAAAAATGCCCAGAACTTAATGTCAGATGAAGATTCTGATATTAATAAGATGATCACCAAGTTGAATACGCAAACCAAGGCAGCTGCTGTGGCTCGCAATCGTCTGCAAACCAGTTTGGATCGGAGCCAAAAATTGGAGCAAAAGTTGCAACAAGCACTTGATTGGTATAACCAACGTGTACAAAAACAGCTTGATTTTGCACAAGAGCGAGCTAATGAAGTTGTTGCCAAACGCCGTAAAAAAGCTGATGAGATTATTGCCCAACTTGAAAAACAAAAGAACATGGGCGTCAAGGAAAATAAGATTATTGAAGCTAAAGGCGAACTCAACAGTTTAGAGCGTCAGGCTAATAATTTGGCTCATAATAAGGTCTTACAGCGTGAAAAACGTCGTCACCATGTAAGTGTAGGCGATCGAGTAAAGGTCCTCTCATATGGTCAGACAGGTACGATTACTAAGAAATTATCTGAACATGAATATGAGGTTCAGATGGGAATTATCAAAGTTAAGGTTAGTGATCGCGATATTGAGAGAATTGAAAAGGGCGAAAGTACTAAGCCTAGACAAACTGTTAGAGCAACCAGTGCGGTTAGAAGAAGTAATGCTCATAGCGAGCTGGATTTGCGAGGTCAACGCTATGATGAAGCAATGACTAATTTGGATCGATATATTGATTCTGTTTTACTGGCAGGACTTGATACGGTTACGATTATTCACGGTATTGGTACTGGTGCGATTAGAAAAGGTGTTTGGCAATATCTCCGCAGCAGCAATCATGTAAAGAACTTTAATTATGCACCAGCTAATGAAGGTGGCAATGGTGCAACAATTGTACAATTAAAGTAAGCGTCTTACTTGCAAAAAGTAAGTATAATAGAATATACTTATAATATAAATAAATGAATTGAAAAAATGTGAGGTAATAATTATGGTTGAAGCAATTAATGATCAAAATTTTGAAGAAGAAACTAAGAATGGTGTAGCATTAGTAGACTTTTGGGCAACTTGGTGTGGTCCATGTAAGATGCAATCACCAGTAATTGATCAATTATCTGAAGAACGTCAAGACGTTAACTTCTACAAGATGGATGTTGACCAAAATCAAGATACAGCTAAGAATTTGGGTATTATGGCTATTCCTACTTTAATCGTAAAGAAGGATGGCAATATTGTAGACCGAATTACTGGTTACACTCCAAAAGAAAAGTTAAACCAAATTTTGGATCAATATACTGATTAATTTAAAAATCAAAAAAAGCTTGAGACGATGTTGCCTCAAGCTTTTTTGATATATCACTTATTTTGATTTACTTGCTTTTTTAGCAAGTCACGAATTTCTTCTAAATAGTCGGCCTCAGTTGGACCAGCTTCTTTTTCTTTCTTGGGCATTACTCTATTTAAAGCCTTGATCATTAAAAATACCACAAATGAAATGATCAAGAAGTTAATGACAGAATTGATGAAGCTGCCATATTTAAATGTAGCATCCCCAACCTTAAAAACGAGGTTAGAAAAATCAATTTTGCCGGCAAAGATCCCAAGTAGGGGGTTGATCAAGTTTTTTACTAAAGATTGTACGATAGCAGTGAAGGCAGCACCAATGATTACACCAACTGCCATGTCCATTACATTGCCACGTGAAATAAACTCTTTAAATTCTTTAATCATGCTCTACTCCTATATCTAATATATATATACGCGTGGTGCTAGTTAAATCGTTCTAGACAATAAGCCAAATTATAAGCTAAAATTGCAATTTCCAACCGGCTTTGAAAGCCTATCAGACTACGTGCTCGATTGTTCTCGGCATTGTAATAGGTCAGAAGCGAAAAGTCGCTTTCAATTGTTCTGCGAATAGCCATCAATTGATGATCATTGTGCTTTTTAGCTCCTGTCATATTTTTACGATATGGTGTCCAAAGTTCATAACCCATTTGTTTTAGCTGTTGATGCAGTTCTTTGCCTAAATAGCCTTCGTCGCCAAGAAGATAGTAATTAGATGGATGTGCATTTTCCATCAGTTCAACTGTCTCCTTGGCATCATGAACTGATGCTTTTGTTACGACATAATCAAGAATGTAACCGTCATCGCTAACAATGGCATGAACTTTGAAACCATAGAAGTAAATTTTCTTGGTGGCCTTATAACCAATGTTGGCATAACCGCGAAAAATTTTAGCACGATAGTTGCGAATTGGTTGGCAAACAGGTACCGGAAAGCTGTCAATGATCAAGAAATGTCCATTCAGGTCAACCTTTTTATTCATTTCTTGCCGTATCTGATAAATCAATTGCAATAGCTGACGTGAACGCCGATTAAAACGTGAGTGTGATAAACAATTGAAACATTCACAGAATCTTCTTTGTGATTCAATTCCTGTCTTAGCTTGCCAGATAAGTAAAGCCAAAATCAGACTGTCCGTAGTTTTAATTTGATCAATATTTCGCCGATGAGTAAACTCAGCCGGTGCATACAAACGATACCAGTGCCGACAAATTATCACTAAATCTTTAAAACTAACTTGTAAATGGTGGCTAAAACGCTTAAGCTTAAGGCAGTTCAATCAGATCAGACTCTTTTCTATTATTACTATTTACAAGTCGAGTCTAACAAGATTGGACTTTTTTATTAACTAAAACGATTTAACTAGCACCACGCGTATATATATATAAATGCGATTTTAACTAAAGTATATATGAGTGGTTATTTATAGTCTATCAATTTGCTTTTAACCGAAGCGAGCGATAAATTGAACTTTCTTTTCTTTATCTAAAATATTAATTTCACATTCGGTGGTTCGACCAGTTGATTTTTGAAATGCTTCCGCGATCATTCCGCCTTCAAGGGAGAATTCCTTGCTGGCGCTATTCAAACGATCAGTGACAGTTTGGCCACTTAATTCGTAAGTAGTAAATGATCGTCTTTCTTTAACTTTTTCTAGCTTACCAAATTCAGCCATGTTGAAGAATTCAACTAAATCATCATAATCACTTAAATCATATTTTCGCGCGATTCTCTTGCCAGCCCAATAAAGAATTGAGGCGTCATCATCGCCTAAAATAGTTGGCAAAAGGAAATCGCGGTAAAGTTGGTTAATAAAATATACGTGCTCGTTTGTGTTTTCTGTGTTTTCTGTGTTTTCTGTCATAAACTTGTTCATCCCTTTTATTCTTTTTTATTTTACCGTAAACTAGTATAAGTAGAAAATAAATTTTTGATTTTAAGAGGGTTTTATTATGGATAATCGTCCGATTGGATTATTGGATTCAGGGCTAGGTGGCCTATCTGTTGCAAAAAAAGTAATTGAAAAATTGCCTAATGAATCAACTGTTTTTATTGGTGATAACGCTCATATGCCGTATGGCGATCGAACTAAAGAAGAGATTATTGAACTAGTTAGAAAATCAGTCCAATTTTTGTTAGATAAAAATGTTAAGCTGATAATTTTTGCCTGCAATACTGCGACAGCAATGGCTATGAGTACGATTCAAGCAGAAATCGATCCACAAATTATCGGAGTTATTCAGTCGGGGAGTTTGGCCGCTTCACGGACAACTAAGAATAAAAAAGTTGCGGTAGTTTCAACTAAAGCAACAGCAGAATCACATGCTTATGCTAAAGAGATCCGTTTCCGTGATCCAGAAATTCAGGTAACGGAATTAGCTGCCCCTAAACTTGCACCACTTGTGGAGGCTCAAAAAGATCATGAAACCAACTTAAAAGTAGTTAAAGAGAGTTTGACCCCCTTACAAGGAAAAGACTTTGACACTTTAATTATGGGCTGTACGCATTATCCATTGATTCAGAAAGAATTTAAAGAAGCAATTAATGATAAAAATGTTACTATCTTTGATCCTGCAGATCAAGTTGCACAGTATACGTTTAATGTGATGCGGCGCGATGGTTTGTTTAGTGATGGTAATGAAAAAGTCAGTCATGAATATTATACTACAGGCGATCCAACTAGCTTTGATCGTTTAGCAAGAACATTCATGGATGATGCTACTTTAACTTCTAAGCATGTGGATACGGAGAATGAATAATGGTTAAAGAAATTTTATTTGCGACTGGTAATCAAGGTAAAGCAAAAGAACTAAAAGAAGCCTTTAAACAAGCTGGGGTAGATATCGAGATTAAGACGAATGCTGACTTAGACAATCCGCCTCATCCGATTGAAAGTGGCCATACGTTTGAAGCTAATGCCAAGATTAAGGCCCATGAATTAGCTGAGTTTAGCAAGTTGCCTACGATTGCCGATGATTCAGGTTTAATGGTTGATGCTTTGGATGGCGAACCAGGTGTTAGAAGTGCTCGCTATGCTGGCGAAGCTCATAATGATGCAAAGAATAACGCAAAGTTATTAGCTAATTTAGGCGGTGTGCCAGATGAAAAAAGAACGGCCAAGTTTTGGACTACGATTGTGGTTTCAATGCCAGGTGAATTTGATAAAGACTTGGTTGTGTCAGGTACTTGCAGTGGTCGTATTTTGGCCGCACCACGTGGTGAAGATGGTTTTGGGTATGATCCATTGTTTTATATTCCAGAAAAAGAAAAAACTTTTGCACAGATGACTACTGATGAAAAGAATGAGATTTCTCATCGTGGTAATGCAGTGCGAAAATTGCTCCAAGAATTGCCAGCTTGGTTAGAACAATTTGATTAGATAAAAATAGCTCAGTTCGGGTCATTGATGTGTGTGATTTGAACTGAGTTATTTTTAGTGAAATGAGGTGGATATATATGTCAAAAAGTATTGGGGAAGCGCTGAAAGAGGAAAGATGGTCTTTAGGATTAACACAGGAACAATTTATTAAAGGGATTATTAGTGAATCGTTTTATTCAAAAGTAGAACGAGGTAAGAATGAAATAGTAGCAGTAGATTTACTAAAGATTTTAGCTGCTAATAACATTAGTGAAGAAGAATTTTTAAGTAAACTAAATGTTAAGGAAAATAATAATTTAGAGGAAGACTTAAAAGTTCAATTACTTAATGCATATTCTATTCATGATAAAAAGAAAATCAGTATGTTAGTCCAAAAAATACAAAATGCAGCTATGGATGAAAATACTAAAATATCAGCTCGTTTGATTGATGCAGTTGTAAATAATAAGATTAATGATTTAACTCAAAGAGAAATTACACAAATTAAGAGAAAATTTTTTGAAGTTGATGATTGGACCAAAAATATTACAACCTTACAACTTTTTTGTAATTCAATGCTTTTGTTTGATTTTGATGAGCTGGTTCTTTTTGTAAAAAAACTGGAAAAAACATGTAAAGGGAAGTTGATGAAATTACCATTTAATACTCAAAAGATAATTGCATCGATTTGCATAAATTATTTTCATAATTGTTATACAAATGATTGTGGTCAAGATGCAAGCTATGGTTATGAAATAATAGGAGAATTAGCTAATATTCCAGATTTGGGAATATATGTAATAGTTACTAATTTTTATAAGGCATATTTTCAAGGGAATAAAAAGAAAAGTCAACAGATACTAGATTTCTTGAATCAGAATGGATTAAGCGAAATATCTAGCAGATTACCATAGTCATATATGAAGACTTAATTCAAATATGAAGAATATTAGATTTTTTTAATGTTTATACTATAATTTTAATAATTAATGTAACTCTTAGGATTAGCCTAAGGGTTATTTTAGTAACAAAATTATTTATGTGGAGAAAGAAAAATGAGATCGCAATATTTCCAAGCCACTTTTCGAATTGCACGTAAGTCGAAAAAGAATATGTTGCTTGCTGTTTTATTGGTACTTTGCATGATTTTTGCTGTACTGGTTGTAGAAAAGCAGAAAATCAACGATGGCTACCGTCAATGGCGAGACTACAATGAGTCAGTTCATGTTAATGCAGATTATTTTTCTAGCAATTTGCTACGAAAAAAGGATTACAAACAAACTTTTAATAATCTGAATAAACAGGCTGAGT
This is a stretch of genomic DNA from Lactobacillus crispatus. It encodes these proteins:
- a CDS encoding endonuclease MutS2, giving the protein MNKKILEILEFGEITKRLSKLAITGPAKKEAEELLPSGDFEQVQNELKQTLALTNLLRIKGQLPLTDFQDVRPSTKRLSVKANLNAKELGNLLLVLSLAHEINDFLAEIDPNKLDLTAIDEILDQLDVPDLLFRELKKSVDYDGEVLDTASHELARLRHDIRSNEEEIKNKMDAYTKGNSSKYLSEQIVTIRDDRYVIPVKQEYRAKFGGVVHDQSASGQTLFIEPEAVLNLNNRQQNLIAQEKQEIRNILKHLSNLAREEITSLNNIAAALTELDFLQAKAKLAKEMKASEPRLTQDHSLNLLKARHPLIDPEKVVPNDIRLGGEFDTMLITGPNTGGKTITLKTAGLLQLMAQSGLFIPAEEGSKVGVFKQVYADIGDEQSIEQSLSTFSSHINDIIAIMKNVDSETLVLIDEIGAGTDPEEGASLAISILDFLRKKDAKIMVTTHYPELKLYGYNRPRTTNASMEFDLKTLSPTYHLQIGIPGHSNAFAIARKLGMREDVVKNAQNLMSDEDSDINKMITKLNTQTKAAAVARNRLQTSLDRSQKLEQKLQQALDWYNQRVQKQLDFAQERANEVVAKRRKKADEIIAQLEKQKNMGVKENKIIEAKGELNSLERQANNLAHNKVLQREKRRHHVSVGDRVKVLSYGQTGTITKKLSEHEYEVQMGIIKVKVSDRDIERIEKGESTKPRQTVRATSAVRRSNAHSELDLRGQRYDEAMTNLDRYIDSVLLAGLDTVTIIHGIGTGAIRKGVWQYLRSSNHVKNFNYAPANEGGNGATIVQLK
- the trxA gene encoding thioredoxin, which codes for MVEAINDQNFEEETKNGVALVDFWATWCGPCKMQSPVIDQLSEERQDVNFYKMDVDQNQDTAKNLGIMAIPTLIVKKDGNIVDRITGYTPKEKLNQILDQYTD
- the mscL gene encoding large-conductance mechanosensitive channel protein MscL, with translation MIKEFKEFISRGNVMDMAVGVIIGAAFTAIVQSLVKNLINPLLGIFAGKIDFSNLVFKVGDATFKYGSFINSVINFLIISFVVFLMIKALNRVMPKKEKEAGPTEADYLEEIRDLLKKQVNQNK
- a CDS encoding IS982 family transposase, whose amino-acid sequence is MNCLKLKRFSHHLQVSFKDLVIICRHWYRLYAPAEFTHRRNIDQIKTTDSLILALLIWQAKTGIESQRRFCECFNCLSHSRFNRRSRQLLQLIYQIRQEMNKKVDLNGHFLIIDSFPVPVCQPIRNYRAKIFRGYANIGYKATKKIYFYGFKVHAIVSDDGYILDYVVTKASVHDAKETVELMENAHPSNYYLLGDEGYLGKELHQQLKQMGYELWTPYRKNMTGAKKHNDHQLMAIRRTIESDFSLLTYYNAENNRARSLIGFQSRLEIAILAYNLAYCLERFN
- a CDS encoding YslB family protein, producing the protein MNKFMTENTENTENTNEHVYFINQLYRDFLLPTILGDDDASILYWAGKRIARKYDLSDYDDLVEFFNMAEFGKLEKVKERRSFTTYELSGQTVTDRLNSASKEFSLEGGMIAEAFQKSTGRTTECEINILDKEKKVQFIARFG
- the murI gene encoding glutamate racemase, giving the protein MDNRPIGLLDSGLGGLSVAKKVIEKLPNESTVFIGDNAHMPYGDRTKEEIIELVRKSVQFLLDKNVKLIIFACNTATAMAMSTIQAEIDPQIIGVIQSGSLAASRTTKNKKVAVVSTKATAESHAYAKEIRFRDPEIQVTELAAPKLAPLVEAQKDHETNLKVVKESLTPLQGKDFDTLIMGCTHYPLIQKEFKEAINDKNVTIFDPADQVAQYTFNVMRRDGLFSDGNEKVSHEYYTTGDPTSFDRLARTFMDDATLTSKHVDTENE
- a CDS encoding XTP/dITP diphosphatase — protein: MVKEILFATGNQGKAKELKEAFKQAGVDIEIKTNADLDNPPHPIESGHTFEANAKIKAHELAEFSKLPTIADDSGLMVDALDGEPGVRSARYAGEAHNDAKNNAKLLANLGGVPDEKRTAKFWTTIVVSMPGEFDKDLVVSGTCSGRILAAPRGEDGFGYDPLFYIPEKEKTFAQMTTDEKNEISHRGNAVRKLLQELPAWLEQFD
- a CDS encoding helix-turn-helix domain-containing protein, whose product is MSKSIGEALKEERWSLGLTQEQFIKGIISESFYSKVERGKNEIVAVDLLKILAANNISEEEFLSKLNVKENNNLEEDLKVQLLNAYSIHDKKKISMLVQKIQNAAMDENTKISARLIDAVVNNKINDLTQREITQIKRKFFEVDDWTKNITTLQLFCNSMLLFDFDELVLFVKKLEKTCKGKLMKLPFNTQKIIASICINYFHNCYTNDCGQDASYGYEIIGELANIPDLGIYVIVTNFYKAYFQGNKKKSQQILDFLNQNGLSEISSRLP